The following are encoded together in the Onychostoma macrolepis isolate SWU-2019 chromosome 03, ASM1243209v1, whole genome shotgun sequence genome:
- the LOC131537678 gene encoding phospholipase A and acyltransferase 4-like: MDQDCKLKLGDLIEIFRNGYEHWVIYVGEGNVIHLVKNPDHSDTGATVKKEKLRDVVGYDGYRINNHLDDQYEPHPLEDIQRRAESFEGKAFPYNVLKSNCEQFVTLLKYGKPQSQQVQHGKDILIAGLLTAAGVFGSLLLGTLTKKLNQDQ, translated from the exons ATGGACCAG GATTGCAAGTTGAAGCTTGGAGACCTCATTGAGATCTTCAGAAACGGATATGAGCACTGGGTGATTTATGTTGGAGAAGGAAATGTGATTCACCTGGTCAAAAACc CTGATCATTCGGACACTGGAGCTACagtgaagaaagaaaaactgCGGGATGTGGTTGGCTATGATGGTTACCGTATCAACAATCATCTGGATGACCAATATGAGCCACATCCCCTTGAAGATATTCAGCGGAGAGCAGAAAGTTTTGAGGGAAAGGCATTTCCATATAATGTGCTAAAAAGCAACTGTGAGCAATTCGTTACGCTGTTGAAATACGGAAAGCCACAATCCCAGCAG GTGCAACATGGAAAGGACATTCTTATTGCTGGTCTTCTTACTGCAGCAGGTGTCTTTGGAAGCCTTCTTCTAGGAACTTTAACAAAAAAACTCAATCAGGATCAATAA